DNA from Coriobacteriaceae bacterium:
GTCGGCGTTTACTGGCTCGGCCGCGGCTTTACTGCTGCGTGGGCATCAGCGGATTCTCGCGCGTGAGGAGGTTCATGAACTCCTCACCCGTAATGGTCTCCTTCTTGTACAGATAACGAGCCAGCTCATGGAGCTTAAACTTGTTCTCCTTGAGGATCTGCAGAGCGCGGTCGTGCGCATCCTCGATCAGCTTGGCGACAATCGCGTCCACGCGCTCGGCCGTACCGGGGGCGCAGGTGAGCGACGTGTCCTGGTTAAGGTACGCATTCTGAACGGTACCGAGTGCCATCATGCCAAACTCATCGGACATACCAAAGCGCGTCACCATGTTACGGGCGAGCTTGGTGGCCTGCTCGATATCGTTGGCGGCGCCGGTCGTCATCTCACCAAAGATGAGCTCCTCGGCTGCACGGCCACCGCAATAGACGGCGAGCTTGTCCAGGACCTCCTGGCGCGTGGTCAGGAAGCGCTCATCCTCCTCGACCTGCATGGTGTAGCCCAGAGCACCGCTCGTGCGTGGCACGATGGTGATCTTCGTGACCGGCGCAGAGCCCTTCTGGCGAGCGGCAACAATGGCATGGCCGATCTCATGGTAGGAAACGACCTGCTTCTCGTGGTCGGAAAGCACCGTGGACTTACGCTGTTGGCCGGCAATGACGACCTCCACCGACTCCTCGAAGTCGTCCTGGGTTGCACGCTTGCGACCTTCGCGAACGGCGCGCAGGGCGCCCTCGTTGATGATATTGGCCAGGTCGGCGCCCGAGGCACCGGGCGTGGCACGGGCAATCGCGGTCAGATCGATCGGCGGCTCGGTCTTCACACTCTTGGCGTGGAGCTCGAGGATGTTCTTACGGCCGGTCAGATCGGGCAACTCGACGGGGATGCGGCGGTCAAAACGACCGGGGCGCAGTAGAGCGGGATCGAGACTGTCGGGACGGTTGGTGGCAGCGAGGACAACGATACCCTTGTGGTTATCGAAGCCATCCATCTCGGTCAGCAACTGATTGAGCGTCTGCTCGCGCTCGTCGTTGCCGCTAAAGCCGCCGCCATCGCGCTTCTTACCGATGGTATCGATCTCATCGATAAAGACGATACACGGGGCCTTTTCCTTGGCCTGCTTAAACAGGTCACGAACCTTTGCAGCGCCGCGACCAACAAACATCTCAACGAACTCAGAGCCCGAAATGCTAAAGAACGGAACACCGGCCTCGCCGGCAACAGCCTTGGCAAGCAGGGTCTTACCGGTACCCGGAGGGCCAACAAGGAGAGCACCGCGCGGCAGCTTGGCGCCGATCTCCTCGTAGCGCTGCGGCTTCTCCAGAAAGTCGACGACCTCCTTGAGAGACTCCTTGGCCTCTTCCTGGCCGGCGACGTCCTTAAAGGTCACGCCCACGTCCTTGGAGGCGATCACGCGCGCGCCGGACTTACCCAGTCCGCCGCCGCCAAAACCGCCGCCACCAAAGTTCATCGACGGGCCGTCATCGCCCATAGCCTTCTTCATGCGGCGGTTAAGCCACCAACCGATGAGGAAGAAAATCGCCATGGGAAGAATGAGAGTGAGCAGGTAGTAGGTCATCAAACCCGAGTTTTTATCGGGAACGACCGACTCCAGCGAAGCGCCAGACTCAAGCACGCGATCG
Protein-coding regions in this window:
- the ftsH gene encoding ATP-dependent zinc metalloprotease FtsH, with the protein product MEMDDNKRRRNMILYVLIAFVVYLVLSTVLFPNIGHTQQITKTDYSTFVKALDKKSVDKVEYNTDDYTIYYTKKGEDKNIAYKTTGVPNDAGFTDRVLESGASLESVVPDKNSGLMTYYLLTLILPMAIFFLIGWWLNRRMKKAMGDDGPSMNFGGGGFGGGGLGKSGARVIASKDVGVTFKDVAGQEEAKESLKEVVDFLEKPQRYEEIGAKLPRGALLVGPPGTGKTLLAKAVAGEAGVPFFSISGSEFVEMFVGRGAAKVRDLFKQAKEKAPCIVFIDEIDTIGKKRDGGGFSGNDEREQTLNQLLTEMDGFDNHKGIVVLAATNRPDSLDPALLRPGRFDRRIPVELPDLTGRKNILELHAKSVKTEPPIDLTAIARATPGASGADLANIINEGALRAVREGRKRATQDDFEESVEVVIAGQQRKSTVLSDHEKQVVSYHEIGHAIVAARQKGSAPVTKITIVPRTSGALGYTMQVEEDERFLTTRQEVLDKLAVYCGGRAAEELIFGEMTTGAANDIEQATKLARNMVTRFGMSDEFGMMALGTVQNAYLNQDTSLTCAPGTAERVDAIVAKLIEDAHDRALQILKENKFKLHELARYLYKKETITGEEFMNLLTRENPLMPTQQ